CTGGCAATGCTGCTGACCGGCTTGCTCAAGGCCGACAAAGGCCAGCTCACCGTTGGCAAGCAAACACTCAAGCCGTCTGAATTGTTAAACAAGGCCAGCATCATCCTGCAAAATACCGACCACCAGCTGCACATGCAGACGGTCTTTGCAGAAGTTACCAGCTCCCTGCCCAAGGAAAACAAGGACGAAACAGCCAAACAAGTCATGGCCCTGCTTGAAAAATACAACATAGCCCATCTGGCCAGGCGACACCCTCAGTCCCTGTCTGGTGGAGAGAAGCAGCGCCTGGTCATCGCCTGCGGCGAGGCCAAGGCCCCTGAGGTGCTCATACTGGACGAGCCCACCAGCGGCCTGGACGGGGCCAACATGCGCCTCATTGCCGACTGCACCAGGGACTTCGCCCAGCGTGGCGCCTGCGTCCTGCTCATCAGCCACGACCTTGAGATGCTGGACAACGCCTGCCAGTGCGCCGTGACCATGCCCCTGAACCCTGCAACCCCCAAGGAGTGATTCCATGACCGCACAATCCTCACTCAGGCAATTGATCCGCGAAAGGATCGCTGAAAACCCGAGCACCATGACAGACGCCCTGGCCCGCGAGCTGTCCATATCCGAGGCCGAGGTGGTCCGCTGCCTGCCGGACGAGATGTGGACAGAAGCCCCGACAGAAGAGTTCCAGACCATCTGGAAAACCATGACAGGCTGGGAACGGATCACTTTCATCGCCCGCAACCCAGGCGCCGTGGTGGAAGTGTCCGGGACCTTGCCCGACGGCAGCCCAGGCCACGGCATGTTCAACCTGACAGACAGCTCCAACCCGCTTCGGGGCCACTTGATGATCAACCGTCTTGGCTCCATCCTCCTGGTGTCCAAGCCTTTTTTCAAGCTGGAAAGCCACAGCGTCCAGTTCTTCGACACCGAGGGAGAGCCCATGTTCGCCGTATACGTCGGCCGGGACGAGAAGCGGACCTTGCTCCCCTCCGTGCTGGAAGGATTCATGGCCCTTCGTGACCGCTACGCGACGCAGGAGGCCCGGTGATGTCCCTGCTCGTGGTTTATTCAAGCCGCACCGGCAATACGCGCAAGGTGGCCGA
The Pseudodesulfovibrio alkaliphilus genome window above contains:
- the hutX gene encoding heme utilization cystosolic carrier protein HutX; translated protein: MTAQSSLRQLIRERIAENPSTMTDALARELSISEAEVVRCLPDEMWTEAPTEEFQTIWKTMTGWERITFIARNPGAVVEVSGTLPDGSPGHGMFNLTDSSNPLRGHLMINRLGSILLVSKPFFKLESHSVQFFDTEGEPMFAVYVGRDEKRTLLPSVLEGFMALRDRYATQEAR